In Arvicola amphibius chromosome 13, mArvAmp1.2, whole genome shotgun sequence, a genomic segment contains:
- the Ppp2r2a gene encoding serine/threonine-protein phosphatase 2A 55 kDa regulatory subunit B alpha isoform isoform X1, producing the protein MAGAGGGNDIQWCFSQVKGAVDDDVAEADIISTVEFNHSGELLATGDKGGRVVIFQQEQENKIQSHSRGEYNVYSTFQSHEPEFDYLKSLEIEEKINKIRWLPQKNAAQFLLSTNDKTIKLWKISERDKRPEGYNLKEEDGRYRDPTTVTTLRVPVFRPMDLMVEASPRRIFANAHTYHINSISINSDYETYLSADDLRINLWHLEITDRSFNIVDIKPANMEELTEVITAAEFHPNSCNTFVYSSSKGTIRLCDMRASALCDRHSKLFEEPEDPSNRSFFSEIISSISDVKFSHSGRYMMTRDYLSVKIWDLNMEDRPVETYQVHEYLRSKLCSLYENDCIFDKFECCWNGSDSVVMTGSYNNFFRMFDRNTKRDITLEASRENNKPRTVLKPRKVCASGKRKKDEISVDSLDFNKKILHTAWHPKENIIAVATTNNLYIFQDKVN; encoded by the exons CAGATATAATTTCTACAGTAGAGTTTAATCATTCTGGAGAATTGCTAGCGACAGGAGATAAAGGTGGGAGAGTTGTCATCTTTCAACAAGAGCAGGAG aACAAAATCCAGTCTCATAGCAGAGGAGAATACAATGTTTACAGCACCTTCCAGAGCCATGAGCCAGAATTTGACTACTTGAAAAGCTTAGAAATAGAAGAGAAGATCAACAAAATTAGGTGGTTACCCCAGAAAAATGCTGCCCAGTTTTTATTGTCTACCAATG ataaaacaataaaattatggaAAATCAGTGAAAGAGACAAAAGACCAGAAGGCTATAACTtgaaagaggaagatggaaggTATAGAGATCCTACTACAGTCACTACATTACGG GTGCCAGTGTTTAGACCCATGGATCTAATGGTGGAGGCCAGTCCACGGAGAATATTTGCCAATGCCCATACCTACCACATCAACTCAATTTCTATCAATAGTGATTATGAAACCTACTTATCAGCGGATGATTTGCGGATTAATCTCTGGCATCTGGAAATTACAGACAGGAGTTTTA ATATTGTGGATATCAAGCCTGCCAATATGGAAGAGCTCACAGAGGTGATTACAGCAGCAGAATTCCATCCCAACAGCTGTAATACATTCGTGTACAGCAGCAGTAAAGGAACTATTCGGTTATGTGACATGAGGGCATCTGCACTCTGTGACAGGCATTCTAAAT tgtttgaaGAACCTGAAGATCCCAGCAacaggtcatttttttctgaaatcatcTCTTCTATTTCTGATGTAAAATTCAGCCATAGTGGTCGCTATATGATGACTAGAGACTATTTGTCAGTCAAAATTTGGGACTTGAATATGGAAGACAGGCCTGTGGAGACATACCAG GTACATGAATACCTCAGAAGTAAACTTTGCTCACTGTATGAAAATGACTGCATATTTGACAAATTTGAATGTTGTTGGAATGGGTCTGACAG CGTTGTCATGACTGGATCCTACAATAATTTCTTCAGAATGTTCGACAGGAACACAAAGCGGGATATAACTCTAGAAGCATCACGAGAAAACAATAAGCCTCGCACAGTTTTGAAGCCACGCAAAGTCTGTGCAAGCGGCAAAcgaaagaaagatgaaataagTGTTGACAGCCTAGACTTCAACAAGAAAATCCTTCATACAGCTTGGCACCCCAAGGAGAACATCATTGCCGTAGCGACTACAAACAATCTGTACATATTTCAAGACAAAGTGAATTAG
- the Ppp2r2a gene encoding serine/threonine-protein phosphatase 2A 55 kDa regulatory subunit B alpha isoform isoform X2 translates to MDLMVEASPRRIFANAHTYHINSISINSDYETYLSADDLRINLWHLEITDRSFNIVDIKPANMEELTEVITAAEFHPNSCNTFVYSSSKGTIRLCDMRASALCDRHSKLFEEPEDPSNRSFFSEIISSISDVKFSHSGRYMMTRDYLSVKIWDLNMEDRPVETYQVHEYLRSKLCSLYENDCIFDKFECCWNGSDSVVMTGSYNNFFRMFDRNTKRDITLEASRENNKPRTVLKPRKVCASGKRKKDEISVDSLDFNKKILHTAWHPKENIIAVATTNNLYIFQDKVN, encoded by the exons ATGGATCTAATGGTGGAGGCCAGTCCACGGAGAATATTTGCCAATGCCCATACCTACCACATCAACTCAATTTCTATCAATAGTGATTATGAAACCTACTTATCAGCGGATGATTTGCGGATTAATCTCTGGCATCTGGAAATTACAGACAGGAGTTTTA ATATTGTGGATATCAAGCCTGCCAATATGGAAGAGCTCACAGAGGTGATTACAGCAGCAGAATTCCATCCCAACAGCTGTAATACATTCGTGTACAGCAGCAGTAAAGGAACTATTCGGTTATGTGACATGAGGGCATCTGCACTCTGTGACAGGCATTCTAAAT tgtttgaaGAACCTGAAGATCCCAGCAacaggtcatttttttctgaaatcatcTCTTCTATTTCTGATGTAAAATTCAGCCATAGTGGTCGCTATATGATGACTAGAGACTATTTGTCAGTCAAAATTTGGGACTTGAATATGGAAGACAGGCCTGTGGAGACATACCAG GTACATGAATACCTCAGAAGTAAACTTTGCTCACTGTATGAAAATGACTGCATATTTGACAAATTTGAATGTTGTTGGAATGGGTCTGACAG CGTTGTCATGACTGGATCCTACAATAATTTCTTCAGAATGTTCGACAGGAACACAAAGCGGGATATAACTCTAGAAGCATCACGAGAAAACAATAAGCCTCGCACAGTTTTGAAGCCACGCAAAGTCTGTGCAAGCGGCAAAcgaaagaaagatgaaataagTGTTGACAGCCTAGACTTCAACAAGAAAATCCTTCATACAGCTTGGCACCCCAAGGAGAACATCATTGCCGTAGCGACTACAAACAATCTGTACATATTTCAAGACAAAGTGAATTAG